The genomic segment TGTATTTATTATTAAAAAACCTACAACAAAGATAACATTTTCAAGTATTGAATCGGTTTTAACTGTATTTTCAAATAAAATTTTTAAACCAAAACCAAGCCATAAAAGCGATATTATTACACTAAATATATTTGAAAAAATATCAAATTTTTGATTCTCAATGGCTATTTTTGCGGCATTTTCATATTCTGATTGTTCTAATACCACCGCTTCTTCTTTTGAGTGTTTTTTTATGAAGTTTATTTGAAGTAGTGATATATAGGTTTTTGCACAGACATATGCTATTAAAATAATACTTAATGTGCTAAACATATTTTTTAATCCTTTTTTATTTTATAAAGTTATCGTAAAAACTACTAATGAAAACTACTAATATTATTATAGGAATTATAAATTTCACATATACAAACCAAAAGTCTATAACTTTTTTGTATTTTTCACTTCCTTTTAGTATCTCTTTTTTTGCTTCATCTTTTAAAACCCAACCTACAAAGATAGCACATCCAAGAGAGGTTAGTATAAAAAATATTGTAGCACTTATAGCATCATAAGCATCAAAGATATTTTTTCCAAAAATTGTTATATCGCTTAAAATATTTGTAGCTAGCAAACTAGGTATATTTCCTAAGACAAAAATAACGCTTAAAACAATCAATATAGCTTTTTGTCTTTTTATTGATAGTTTTTCTTGAACTGTTGTGATAATAACCTCGTATATTGGCAAAGATGTTGTTAGCGCAGCTATCATTAGCAGTGTAAAAAATCCAACAGCAAAAACCTCTCCGCCCCACATATGAGAAAATACTATTGGAAGACTTTTAAAGACCAGACTAGGGCCACTGTTTGGCTCTATGCCAAATGTAAAAAGAGATGGAAAAATCATAAAACCAGCCAAAATAGCTATACCTGTATTTAAAAAGCCAGTTATAACAGAGATTTTGACTAAATTTTCATCTTTTTTAACAAAACTTGATAATGTTATCATAACCCCAAATCCAAGCGATAAAGCAAAAAATACTTGCCCTAACACATCAACAAATAACTTTGCATTTATCTTTGAAAAATCAGGTGTAAGATAAAACTTAATTCCTTCTAATGCACCATCTAGCGTTATATTTCTTATTACCATGGTTATCATAAGTAAAAAAAGTATTGGCATTAGGTATTTTGCTGAACGCTCTATGCCATCAACCGCTCCTTTTATAAGAATTATATAGTTTATAATAACAAATATCAAAGTTGCTATTGCTATATGCAAAGGAGATGAATTTATATTTTCGTTATAAAATTTACTTGTTACTTCAAGTGTTATATTTGATGATAGGTTCAAAACTCCGGTTGCTATTTTGGCTATATAGTTTAAAACCCAACCGCCTATAACCATATAATATGCCATTATTCCAAATGCTCCCATAAGACCCATATATCCTATAATTTTCCAAAATTTATTTATTTTCTTATGTCCCCCAAAGGCGTCTATGGCATTTATCTTAAGTCTTCTTCCTATGGCATTTTCAACAAGTATCATAGGTATGCCTATAACTATCATTGCTATACAAAATACTAAGACATAAGCTCCCCCGCCGTTTTGACCAACAAGGTATGGAAAACGCCAAGTAGCGCCAAAGCCAACTGTTGCTCCAGCAACAGCTAAAATATATGTAAGTTGTGAACTCCAGTTTTTTCTTTCTTTCAAAATAAACCTTTAGAAAAATTTAAAGCATTTATTTTACCTAAAAAATGCTTATATATAAAAAAAGTGTAATTTTATGGACTTAAATTTAAAATTTATATAATAATTTATGTTAAAAATTATCTATGTTTTAAAAAATTAATAAGTATTTTTTGCTTTATTTTTTGTATTTCTTGCGCGATTTCTTCTTTTTCAAATCCGTTTTTTATAATTGTATCTACATCAATTTTTATATCAAATTTATTATCAAAAAATCCAAGTTTTTTAGCTTGTTTTATTCTTTGTGGCGTGTATAAACCAAGCCATTTATTTAGCGGTTGATCGGTCGCTATTTCAAGCATTTGGATGTCTTTTATCTTTTTATGAAAATACTTTTGCTTTTGAAGATTTGCAAATTTTTTTGTTAGGTTTAGGTTTGATAGTAAGATTTTAGTATCTAAATTAAAATACCCACACAAAAGATATATAAAAAATTGTTCATCTTTTATAAATTTGCGACCATGTTTTAATTTACGACTAAAGCTTATAAATTCGTTATTTTTTATGCTTAAATTAAAAATTTCTTTTAAAAGATTTAATTCATAAAGATAATAAAATCCTATATGCAAAAACTCAGCTTTAAAAAATTTCATCAGCTCAGATGTTATTCTATCTTTACTTATATATTTTATTCTTATGTTTTTCATTATATTTAATGTGTTTTTTTCTATCTTAAAGCCAAATCTTGCACTAAACTGTATACCTCGAAGCACTCTTAATGGGTCTTCGCAAAATTTATGATCATCTATGTGTTTTAAAACTCTTTTTTTTATATCTGTTATGCCATTATTATGATCAATTATTTCGCCATTAAAAATATTTATCATTATTGAGTTTATTGTAAAATCGCGTCTTATTGATGCTTGTTTTGTGTCATTGCAATAAAAAACATCAAAATCAGTATGTTTTAAACCGGTTTTGTTTTCTGTTCTTGGAAGACCTAAGTCAAATTCTTTGTATTTGTATATAAAATAGCTTTTTCCAACACCTTTGGCACCTATTTTTTGCATAATTTTTTCAAATTTTTCAGGCAAAATATCATAAACTTCTATATCAAAATCACTGCTTTTAATTCCTAAAAAACTATCCCTTACACATCCACCTACTAAGTAGGCTCTTTTTGTGTAAGGCGATAGTATGTCTTTTATCTCTTGTAACTGTTTAGTTTTTAATATTTTGAAGTCTATTTTCAACATTTGCAAGTGTAAATTCAAGAAATTTTAGTGTTAGCTCTAATCTATTTTCTAAGTTCTGCTCGGAAGTTTCATTTAAACCTTCAAATAAAACCTCTATTCGCTCTTTTAGATTGTTTAAAAATATCTCTTCACTTGGTAGTATTTTTTCTATTTCTTCCTCTATATCCGATTTTTCAATAACTTCTTCTTTTGTAGGCGTTGTTTGTATCTCTTCTGTTGTTTTTATCTGAAAAACAGGTTTTTTTTCTTCTAATGCTTGTATATTTTCAAGTTCAGCATTTACCTCATCTATTGCCATTTTTGCTATATCATCAAGTTTCATAATTTTATAAGCCACCTTTTAAATTCATTTATTTCCTCAGGGGTACTCATATCAACAAAAAAATCTTTCATTTGTTCATTTTTTATCTTTATACTTCTTCTTATACCGCTAAGTCTTCTTATTGCACTTATTGCTTCTTTATTGTTCGGATCTGCTTTTAGTATATTTTTGTACACTTCTAAAGCATCATCTTTAAGACCTTGTGATTCATATATTAATGCTTTTGTGATTGTATTTAACATCAAATAAGTCCTGCTATAATACTTCCTATTTCATCTGTTGTGCAAATTTCTTTAGCATCAAAAGCCGAAATATCTTTTGTTCTATATCCTTGTGATAAAGCCTTTTTTACAGCTTCATCTATAGCCAAAGAAGCTTCTTTTTCATTTAAAGCATATCTTAACATCATTGAAGCACTTAAAATAGTAGCTATTGGGTTTGCTATACCTTGACCAGCTATATCAGGTACAGACCCATGCATGGGTTCATAAATTCCAACCTTGCTCCCTATACTGGCACTAGGTAAAAGCCCCATAGATCCACATATTATACTTGCTTCGTTGCTTAAAATATCTCCAAAAAGATTTTCTGTTAAAATTACATCAAACTGCTTTGGATTTCTAATAAGTTGCATAGTTGCATCATCTACATACATAAAGCTAAGTTCTATCTCTGGATAGTCTTTTGAAACTTCAGATACAACCTCTCTCCAAAGTTCTGATGTTTCAAGGATATTTGACTTATCTACCATGCAAACTTTTTTATTTCTTTTGACAGCAGCTTCAAATGCAACTTTTGAAATTCTTTGTATTTCTGCTTCGGAATATACCATTGTATTAAATGCACTATCTTTTTTTCTCTCTCTTGGTTGTCCAAAATATATACCACCGGTCAATTCACGAACAACTAAGATATCAATACCTTTTATAACATCAGCTTTTAGGGTGCTTTTTTCTATAAGCTCATCAAAGATAATAGCAGGTCTTAAATTTGCAAAAGTTTCAAGACTTTTTCTGAGTTTTACAAGCCCGCTTTCAGGATGTTTGTCTTTAGGAAGATTGTCCCATTTTTCACCACCAATAGCGCCAAATAAAACAGCATCGGCGCTTAATGCACTATTTATAGTTTCATCTGGCAATGGCTCTCCAAAAACTTCATAAGCACATCCGCCCATAAGTTTGTGATCATATTCTAATTCAAATCCAAATTTTACAGAAGCAACATCTAAAACCTTTATAGCCTCATCAACTATCTCAGGCCCTATGCCATCACCTTTTATAACACAAATTTTATATTTTTTCATATATGTTACCCTTATTTTATACTACAAAAAACTTTTTACTAAACTTTTGTATAAACTTAAGCTCATCTTATCTTTGTTGATCCAATTGTTGGTATCTATTTGCAAAAAACAACTTTTTTTAATTGTTAATAAATTTATATTAAGGCTAATGTCTTTGAAATTCCAAACTTTACCAGCCATAATTTACAACCTTAAATTATTTATTATATTTTATCAAAACTAAAATTTTAAATCAATTTTGTTTAAAAAAATTATCAACAGCTTCGCATATTGTATGTATTACAAAAATATGCATCTCTTGGATTCTTGGTGTGTCTGATGATGGGGCTATAAAGTTTATATCACACACATCATTCATTTTACCACCATCTCTACCACTTAAGCCTATTGTTTTAGCACCAATATCTTTGGCTTTTAAAAAAGCATTGATTACATTAGCACTATTTCCACTTGTTGAAATTCCAACCAACACATCATCTTTATTTGCTAGTCCCTCAACTTGGCGAGAAAAAACAACATCATATCCATAGTCATTTCCTATGGCTGTTAAAGCAGATGTATCTGTCGTGATAGCGATAGCTGGTAGCGCTTTTCTTTCTGTTTTGTATCTTCCGATAAGCTCAGCCGCAAAGTGTTGAGCATCGGCAGCACTTCCACCATTTCCGCATATTAAAATTTTATTTCCATTGCTTAGTGCTTGGGTTATTATTTTTGATATTTTTTCAATATCATTTGTCAAATCTTGCATTTTGTTTGCAGTATCTATATGTGATCGCAGCTCATTTTTTATCATATCTTGCATTATTTTTTATCCTATTTATTATATTAGTTGTGCTTTTGTTTGGCACAAACTCAACCAATCTTACATCTTTGACTAAATCACTACCGACTACATCTTTATCTTTATAATCAGCACCTTTTACAAGTATGTCTGGTTTTAGTTTTTTGATAAGTTCATAAGGTGTGTCTTCATCAAAGATAATAACATAATCAACAAAACCAAGCGAACTTAACATACTTGCTCTATCGTTTTGATTGTTTATAGGGCGAGTTTCGCCTTTTAGTCTTCTTACTGAATCATCAGAGTTTAGACCAACTACTAAAATATCTCCAAAATCCCTAGCTTTTGATAGGTATTTTGTGTGCCCAACATGTAAAATATCAAAGCAACCATTTGTGAAAACAAGCTTTTTATTACCTTTTTTTGATAAAATCACAAGTGCTTCTTCAATACTTTTTATCTTATGCTCAAAATCAACATTAGCTCTACTTCTTAAAAGCTCTTCCATCTCACCAAAAGTAGCTGTTGCGCTTCCTATCTTTCCTACTACGACAGCAGCTGCCAAGTTTGCTGTTTTTATAGCATCTTTTATATCATAATTACTTGCTAGCATAAATCCAAGTGTAGCAAGCACTGTATCTCCAGCACCGGTAACATCAAATACCTCTTTACCCTCGGCTTCAAATATTTCTAGGTTTTCATCAAAAAGTGCTATTCCTTCTTCTGATAGTGTTATTAAAGAATACCTTAATGAAATTTCATCTTTAAGTTTTTTTATAGCTTTTACTAAGCTATCTTTGTCTTTTATATTTATATTTGTTGCTTGAGAAGCCTCTTTTTTATTTGGTGTTAGAAGTGTTGCATTTTTGTATTTTATATAATCATCTCCTTTTGGATCGATTAATACATATTTATTATGCTTATTGCACTCTTTTATTATACTTTGGCATACATTATCAGTTAAGACACCTTTTGCATAATCACTAAGCAATACAAGATCAAAATTGCCAAGATTTTTTGTTACCATAGAGACAAAATCATCTTGCATATTTATATCGCCAATACTCTCTTTATCTATTCTAACAACTTGTTGATGAGACGCCATAACTCTACTTTTTATAGAGCTTTCACGACCTTTTTCTTTTATGATAAGACTTGTATCGGCACCAACTTGTCCTAAAATTTCTATGATTTTTTCTCCAGTGTTATCTTCTCCTATCACACTTGCTACATTTACTTTTGCTCCAAGAGATATTAGATTTTCTACAACATTTCCAGCACCACCAAGTTTATATGTTTCATTTGTAGTTTTTACAACTTGAACTGGTGCTTCTGGAGAAATTCTATCGCACTGTCCCCATATGTAGTGATCAAGCATCAAATCACCAACTACTAAAATTTTAACATCTTTATACATTGATTTCTTCTTTATATATTCTTATTATTTCTGGTAGATAGTCTTTGATTCCATCTTCTAAGCTCCATTCGCTTTTGTATCCAAGTTCTTTTTCGCTAGAGTTAACATCAGCTTGTGTATGAAACTGATATGAGCCTAAAAATGGATTTTTTATATAAGTATTTCCTAAATTTGTACCAAGTTCTTTTTGTAGTATATCTGCTATATCTTGAAAGCTTCTTGCTGTTCCTGTTGCTGCATTATATGTGCCACTTTTTGCATTTATGGCTTTTATGTTTGCTCCAATTATATCTTTTATATATACAAAATCGCGTTTTATTTTATCGCTATTTTCAAAAAGGCAAGGTGCTTTTCCTGAGAGTATTTGAAGCCCAAATTGTAAAACCATGGATGCTGTTTTATTTTTAAAAAACTCACCTTTTCCATAAACATTAAAATATCTAAGACCAACTATTTGTAGTCCCTTTTTTGTATATGTTTTGCTTATATTATCCATACTTAGTTTTGAAAAACCATAAGCATTGTTGGGGCTTTCGCACTCTCCGACTTTTTGAGGACTTTTTGCATTTCCGTATGTTGCAGCAGAACTCGCATATATCATTTTTGAGTTTATATCTTTGCAAATATCAAGCAAATCAACAAAAGCATTTACATTTGTTCTTATTATTTCATCTTGTTCTTTTACTGTTGTGTCTGAAATAGCAGCTTCATGATAGATTATATCTGGTTTGAATTGTTTTATTTTTTCAAGAGTTTTTTTGCTGTTTATATCGCCTTCAAAAACCTCTCCTTTAAATCCTATTAAATTCTTATAGTGTCCAAAACTCTTTAAATTTCCATTGCTAAATGTTTCATTGTTTCTAAATTTATCAACAACTAAAACCTCTGTATCTTTAAAATTTTCATCAAAATAATGTGCTAAAGCTGAGCCTATAAATCCAGCCCCACCGGTAATTACTATTTTTTTATTATCTAAGTTCATAAATTTTCCTTATCTTTTAAAAAATCAAAAACGTCTTTTGCGTTTTTAAAATTTATATTGTCTATTAAAAAATTAAGCCCAACACCAGCATTTTTACCAGCCGCAATATCACTTTTTTTATCTCCTATCATTATAGAATCTTTTAATGATATATTAAATTCACTAGATGCATCTAGTATCATTTTAGGGCTTGGTTTTCTGCAATCACACATTTGTTCGGGAGAATGTGGACAAAAAAACACTTTTTGTATACAAATTCCTTCATTTTTGAGCTTTTTAATCATAAAATTTGTGATGTTTTCAAAATCCTGTAATGTATAATAGCCTCTTTGTATTCCTGATTGATTTGTTATTATTATCAGTTTGTATCCAAATGAGATAAAACCCTTTAATGCTTCAAAGATACCATCACAAAATACAAAATTTTCAGGCTTATATACATATCCAAAATCTACATTTATAACGCCATCTCTATCTAAAAATATTGCTTTATTTTTATCCATAATCAAAATTATACCAAAAAATTATATTTACTTTTATGTTATACAATAAAAGCCATTTTATTAAAAAAGGATAATGTATGAAAAAATTACTTATTATTTCTGGAGCTATTGCTATGTTTGCGACCTGTAGTTTTGCTGCTGATGGTTCTACTTTGTATAAAAAATGTATAGCTTGTCATGGAGCTAAAGCGGAAAAGAAATTTAATAATAAAGTTGGACCTTTAAATACTCTTTCAAAAGAAGATATTGTTTCTTCTTTAAAGGGTTATAAAGATGGTAGTATAAATAAATATGCTATGGGTGCTATGATGAAGCCTGTTGCAAAACCTCTTAGTGACGATGACATGAATGCTGTTGCTGATTATATACAGACTTTAAAATAATAATTGGGTGGATTTTTCCACCTAATTTTAAAATTTTTCTTAATTTTTAAAATTAAAGTGATATAATTTGTTTTATTGTTCATAAATTATTTTTAGGAGTAACAATGAAGCAAATTGGAATTATAGGCGGAATGGGTCCGCTTGCTACTATAGATCTTTATAATAAAATAGTATCTTTAACCCCAGCCACTTGTGATCAAAAACATATTCATGTAGTCATAGACAGTTATCCACAAATTGAAGATAGAACAAAATTTATCATAGATAATGAAAAAAGTCCTATTGATAAGCTTGTTGAGAGCGCAAAGAGATTAAAAACAGCTGGTTGTGATGCTATAATCATTTCTTGTAATACAGCTCACTATTTTGCCGAAGAAATTGAAAAACAAGCAAATGTAAAAATTTTATATATAACAAAAATAGCCATTGAAGCTATAAAAAAAATATATCCAAATGCAAAAGATATTGCTGTAATAGCAACTAGCGGAACAAAAAAGGGTAGGGTATATGATAAGATACTAGAAGAAAACGGCTTAAATAGTGTTAGTTTTACAAATGAACAACAAAAAGCCTTAATGGACTGTATATACAAAGGTGTAAAAGCTGGTAAAACCAAAGATTATGTTTCACTTTTTAATAAAATTATTTCAGAGATTAAGGCTGATGTTTATATAGCTGCTTGTACTGAAATTCCAATGTTTTTGGAGTATTTAGATAAACCATATAATTTTATAGATGCTACGTTAGAATTAGCTAAATATACCGTTAATTATGCATTGGAAAAATAGTATATTTTATATAAATTTTTAAGTTTAAGTATCTGTGATGTATAATTTGTGGATTTTATTTTAAGGATAGGATATATATGGGAAGAGCGTTTGAATATAGAAGAGCTGCCAAAGAAGCTAGATGGGATAAAATGAGTAAGGTTTTTCCAAAACTTTCTAAAGCTATAACAGTTGCTGCAAAAGAAGGTGGAACTGACCCTGATATGAACCCAAAACTTCGTGCAGCAATAGCAGCTGCTAAAGCTGAAAATATGCCAAAAGACAATATAGACTCTGCTATAAAAAGAGCAAATGGTAAAGATAGTTCTGATATAAAGACTATATTTTATGATGGAAAAGCTGCTCACGGAACACAAATAATAGTAGAATGTGCTACTGATAATCCAACAAGAACAGTTGCCAATGTAAAAGCTATTTTTAATAAAAATGGTGGCGAGATGTTGCCAAGTGGAAGTCTTAGTTTTATGTTTTCAAGAAAAAGCGTTTTTGAGATTGTAAAGCCTGATTGCGATTTGGAAGAATTAGAGCTAAATTTGATAGATTTTGGTCTTACTGAGCTTGAAGTAGAGGAAGATAGTGTTGTTATTTATGGTGAATATACTAGTTTTGGAACTCTTAGTGAAGGCATAGAAAAAAATGGGCTTGAGCTCAAAAAAGGTTCGCTTCAATATATTCCAAACTCTACAATACATTTAAATGAGTCCGAAATGGTAGATGTAGAAAAGCTTCTTGATAAGTTAGAAGATGATGACGATGTTCAATCAGTATATACAAATATAGAATAATAAAAAATTAGGAGATAAAATGAGAGAAGAATTAAAAGTTTATGATATAAATTTAGATGAACTAAAGAAAAATAAATTTGCTGTATTGCATACCGAAAAAGGAGATATAAAGCTTGAGCTTTTCCACGAAGAAGCACCACAGGCTGTTATGAATTTTGTAAGTTTGATAAACTCAGGATTTTATAACGGATTAAATTTTCATAGAGTGATTAAAAACTTTGTAATACAAGGCGGTTGCCCTCATGGAAATGGAATGGGTGGACCAGGATATAGAATCAAATGTGAATGTGATAATCAAAATGTAAGACACGAAAGAGGAACTCTATCTATGGCTCACGCTGGTAGAGATACTGGTGGTTCTCAGTTTTTTATATGTCATAGTGCACAACCACATCTTGATGGTGTGCATACTGTTTTTGGAAAATGTGCTGATAACGAAAGCTTGAAAGTGTTAGATAGTATAGAAGCTATGAATAAGATAGTTTCAGCTGAAATTTTATCAAAATAATGATTTTTGCAAACTTTATCAATAAAAGGCAAAACAATAAAATGTTAAAGATTTTTACAAGTCTTGCTTTCTGGGTTATATTTGCTATTATAGCTGGTATTGTTGTTGGGATACAATTTCCTGACATAGGAGTTGGTAGCAAGCCTGGGATTGATTATTTTATAAAGACTCTAAAACTTCTTATAGGGCCAATTATATTTTTAACAATAGTTTCTGGGATAGTTGGTCTTGAGAGTTTAAAAGAGCTTGGTAGCATAGGCTTAAAGTCGTTTATATATTTTGAGATAGTAAGCACACTAGCTTTATCTATTGGTATATTTTTTGGAGAAACAATAAAGCCTGGACATGGTATGCATCTTGATTGGACAAAGCTTGATGCTAGTAGTATTGATAAATATACACATATAGATAGAGATGTTGGCTCTATGTGGTCTATATTAAAAAGTGCTGTTCCAAGCGATCCTATAAGTCCTTTTATATATTCAAATACTCTACAAGTGCTTTTTATGGCTCTTGTGGTTGCAATATTTTTGTCATTTTTAAACCCAACTCGTAAAAAACAATGTTTAAAACCTCTGGAATTTATACAACATTATGTCTTAAAACTACTTAGTTTTTTAATGCTTTTTAGCCCTATAGCTGCATTTTCTGCTATGGCGTATTTGATTGGAAAATTTGGCATAGGTTCTTTGCTTGGAATGATGGAATTGCTTGCTGTAATGGCATTATCTAGTTTGTTTTTTATATTTGTGGTTTTGGGTATTATATGCTATTTTGCTAAGATAAATATATTTAAATTTATGAGGTTTATTGCCAAAGAAGTTTTAGTTGTATTTGCAACTAGTTCAAGTGAAACAGCCTTAGGACCACTTATGCAAAAACTGGAGAATGCTGGTATAAATCGTGGTGCTGTAGGGCTTATAATACCTACTGGCTACTCTTTTAATTTAGATTGCACAAATATATATCTTAGCTTAAGTGTGATATTTTTGGCTCAAGCTTTTGATGTGCCTCTTAGTTTTGAAAACCTTATTAGTGTTCTCATCGTTTTAATGATAACAAGTAAAGGCGCAGTTGGAGTAACTGGATCTGGTTTTATTGTTTTGGCTGGAACACTTGCTGCTTTACCAAATACTGGTATACCTGTTGTTGCTGTTTCTGTTTTACTTGGTGTTGATAAATTTATGTCAGAAATGCGTGCTGTTGGAAATTTATGCGGTAATGCCGTTGGTTGTGCTGTCATATCCATGTGGGATAAAAAAGTCGATCTTGCAAAATTTAAGTATGCTCTTGATAATCCTAAGGAATTTGAGTTTAAAGTTTAAATAAAGGAATATATATGAGAAGTATTAGAGATATTATGAATGAGCGTTATACGACAAAGGTATTTGATAGTAATAA from the Campylobacter pinnipediorum subsp. pinnipediorum genome contains:
- a CDS encoding sodium-dependent transporter is translated as MKERKNWSSQLTYILAVAGATVGFGATWRFPYLVGQNGGGAYVLVFCIAMIVIGIPMILVENAIGRRLKINAIDAFGGHKKINKFWKIIGYMGLMGAFGIMAYYMVIGGWVLNYIAKIATGVLNLSSNITLEVTSKFYNENINSSPLHIAIATLIFVIINYIILIKGAVDGIERSAKYLMPILFLLMITMVIRNITLDGALEGIKFYLTPDFSKINAKLFVDVLGQVFFALSLGFGVMITLSSFVKKDENLVKISVITGFLNTGIAILAGFMIFPSLFTFGIEPNSGPSLVFKSLPIVFSHMWGGEVFAVGFFTLLMIAALTTSLPIYEVIITTVQEKLSIKRQKAILIVLSVIFVLGNIPSLLATNILSDITIFGKNIFDAYDAISATIFFILTSLGCAIFVGWVLKDEAKKEILKGSEKYKKVIDFWFVYVKFIIPIIILVVFISSFYDNFIK
- a CDS encoding CCA tRNA nucleotidyltransferase, translated to MLKIDFKILKTKQLQEIKDILSPYTKRAYLVGGCVRDSFLGIKSSDFDIEVYDILPEKFEKIMQKIGAKGVGKSYFIYKYKEFDLGLPRTENKTGLKHTDFDVFYCNDTKQASIRRDFTINSIMINIFNGEIIDHNNGITDIKKRVLKHIDDHKFCEDPLRVLRGIQFSARFGFKIEKNTLNIMKNIRIKYISKDRITSELMKFFKAEFLHIGFYYLYELNLLKEIFNLSIKNNEFISFSRKLKHGRKFIKDEQFFIYLLCGYFNLDTKILLSNLNLTKKFANLQKQKYFHKKIKDIQMLEIATDQPLNKWLGLYTPQRIKQAKKLGFFDNKFDIKIDVDTIIKNGFEKEEIAQEIQKIKQKILINFLKHR
- a CDS encoding tetratricopeptide repeat protein; the encoded protein is MLNTITKALIYESQGLKDDALEVYKNILKADPNNKEAISAIRRLSGIRRSIKIKNEQMKDFFVDMSTPEEINEFKRWLIKL
- the leuB gene encoding 3-isopropylmalate dehydrogenase, with the translated sequence MKKYKICVIKGDGIGPEIVDEAIKVLDVASVKFGFELEYDHKLMGGCAYEVFGEPLPDETINSALSADAVLFGAIGGEKWDNLPKDKHPESGLVKLRKSLETFANLRPAIIFDELIEKSTLKADVIKGIDILVVRELTGGIYFGQPRERKKDSAFNTMVYSEAEIQRISKVAFEAAVKRNKKVCMVDKSNILETSELWREVVSEVSKDYPEIELSFMYVDDATMQLIRNPKQFDVILTENLFGDILSNEASIICGSMGLLPSASIGSKVGIYEPMHGSVPDIAGQGIANPIATILSASMMLRYALNEKEASLAIDEAVKKALSQGYRTKDISAFDAKEICTTDEIGSIIAGLI
- the gmhA gene encoding D-sedoheptulose 7-phosphate isomerase, whose translation is MQDMIKNELRSHIDTANKMQDLTNDIEKISKIITQALSNGNKILICGNGGSAADAQHFAAELIGRYKTERKALPAIAITTDTSALTAIGNDYGYDVVFSRQVEGLANKDDVLVGISTSGNSANVINAFLKAKDIGAKTIGLSGRDGGKMNDVCDINFIAPSSDTPRIQEMHIFVIHTICEAVDNFFKQN
- the rfaE1 gene encoding D-glycero-beta-D-manno-heptose-7-phosphate kinase, which gives rise to MYKDVKILVVGDLMLDHYIWGQCDRISPEAPVQVVKTTNETYKLGGAGNVVENLISLGAKVNVASVIGEDNTGEKIIEILGQVGADTSLIIKEKGRESSIKSRVMASHQQVVRIDKESIGDINMQDDFVSMVTKNLGNFDLVLLSDYAKGVLTDNVCQSIIKECNKHNKYVLIDPKGDDYIKYKNATLLTPNKKEASQATNINIKDKDSLVKAIKKLKDEISLRYSLITLSEEGIALFDENLEIFEAEGKEVFDVTGAGDTVLATLGFMLASNYDIKDAIKTANLAAAVVVGKIGSATATFGEMEELLRSRANVDFEHKIKSIEEALVILSKKGNKKLVFTNGCFDILHVGHTKYLSKARDFGDILVVGLNSDDSVRRLKGETRPINNQNDRASMLSSLGFVDYVIIFDEDTPYELIKKLKPDILVKGADYKDKDVVGSDLVKDVRLVEFVPNKSTTNIINRIKNNARYDKK
- the rfaD gene encoding ADP-glyceromanno-heptose 6-epimerase encodes the protein MNLDNKKIVITGGAGFIGSALAHYFDENFKDTEVLVVDKFRNNETFSNGNLKSFGHYKNLIGFKGEVFEGDINSKKTLEKIKQFKPDIIYHEAAISDTTVKEQDEIIRTNVNAFVDLLDICKDINSKMIYASSAATYGNAKSPQKVGECESPNNAYGFSKLSMDNISKTYTKKGLQIVGLRYFNVYGKGEFFKNKTASMVLQFGLQILSGKAPCLFENSDKIKRDFVYIKDIIGANIKAINAKSGTYNAATGTARSFQDIADILQKELGTNLGNTYIKNPFLGSYQFHTQADVNSSEKELGYKSEWSLEDGIKDYLPEIIRIYKEEINV
- the gmhB gene encoding D-glycero-beta-D-manno-heptose 1,7-bisphosphate 7-phosphatase, which translates into the protein MDKNKAIFLDRDGVINVDFGYVYKPENFVFCDGIFEALKGFISFGYKLIIITNQSGIQRGYYTLQDFENITNFMIKKLKNEGICIQKVFFCPHSPEQMCDCRKPSPKMILDASSEFNISLKDSIMIGDKKSDIAAGKNAGVGLNFLIDNINFKNAKDVFDFLKDKENL
- a CDS encoding c-type cytochrome, producing the protein MKKLLIISGAIAMFATCSFAADGSTLYKKCIACHGAKAEKKFNNKVGPLNTLSKEDIVSSLKGYKDGSINKYAMGAMMKPVAKPLSDDDMNAVADYIQTLK
- a CDS encoding aspartate/glutamate racemase family protein, whose product is MKQIGIIGGMGPLATIDLYNKIVSLTPATCDQKHIHVVIDSYPQIEDRTKFIIDNEKSPIDKLVESAKRLKTAGCDAIIISCNTAHYFAEEIEKQANVKILYITKIAIEAIKKIYPNAKDIAVIATSGTKKGRVYDKILEENGLNSVSFTNEQQKALMDCIYKGVKAGKTKDYVSLFNKIISEIKADVYIAACTEIPMFLEYLDKPYNFIDATLELAKYTVNYALEK
- a CDS encoding YebC/PmpR family DNA-binding transcriptional regulator is translated as MGRAFEYRRAAKEARWDKMSKVFPKLSKAITVAAKEGGTDPDMNPKLRAAIAAAKAENMPKDNIDSAIKRANGKDSSDIKTIFYDGKAAHGTQIIVECATDNPTRTVANVKAIFNKNGGEMLPSGSLSFMFSRKSVFEIVKPDCDLEELELNLIDFGLTELEVEEDSVVIYGEYTSFGTLSEGIEKNGLELKKGSLQYIPNSTIHLNESEMVDVEKLLDKLEDDDDVQSVYTNIE